A stretch of the Hyperolius riggenbachi isolate aHypRig1 chromosome 11, aHypRig1.pri, whole genome shotgun sequence genome encodes the following:
- the FEN1 gene encoding flap endonuclease 1, which produces MGIHGLTKLIADVARGAIKENDIKSYFGRKVAVDASMCIYQFLIAVRQDGNLLQNEEGETTSHLMGMFYRTIRMVENGIKPVYVFDGKPPQLKSGELAKRSERRAEAEKQLEAAEEAGEVENIEKFNKRLVKVTKQHNEECKKLLTLMGIPYVDAPCEAEATCAALVKAGKVYAAATEDMDALTFGTPLLLRHLTASEAKKLPIQEFHLSRALQEIGITQEQFIDLCILLGCDYCETIRGIGPKRAIELIKQHKSIDEVLDNIDLKKYPVPENWLFKEARQLFLEPEIVDVSNLELKWQEPDEDGLVTFMCEEKQFNEDRIRNGAKKLAKNRQGSTQGRLDDFFKVTGSISSTKRKEIDVKGSAKKKAKTAGTPSGKFKKGK; this is translated from the coding sequence ATGGGAATACACGGTCTCACCAAATTAATTGCAGATGTGGCACGCGGGGCTATTaaagaaaatgacataaaaagttACTTTGGGCGTAAAGTTGCAGTTGACGCCTCTATGTGTATCTACCAGTTCCTGATTGCAGTGCGGCAGGATGGGAACTTGCTCCAAAATGAGGAAGGTGAAACCACCAGCCATTTAATGGGCATGTTCTATCGTACAATTCGCATGGTGGAGAACGGTATCAAGCCAGTATATGTGTTTGATGGGAAGCCTCCTCAGCTAAAGTCGGGTGAACTGGCCAAGCGCAGTGAAAGGAGGGCAGAGGCAGAGAAGCAGCTGGAAGCAGCAGAAGAGGCAGGAGAAGTAGAGAATATTGAAAAATTCAACAAGAGACTTGTGAAGGTCACCAAGCAGCATAATGAGGAGTGTAAGAAACTCCTGACATTAATGGGTATTCCTTATGTAGATGCTCCATGTGAGGCAGAGGCCACGTGTGCTGCTTTGGTAAAAGCTGGAAAAGTGTATGCTGCTGCAACTGAAGATATGGACGCCCTGACCTTTGGTACTCCTCTGTTGCTTCGTCATCTCACAGCcagtgaggccaaaaagcttcccATCCAGGAGTTCCACCTCAGTCGCGCCCTACAGGAAATCGGTATTACGCAAGAGCAGTTCATAGATCTCTGCATATTGCTAGGCTGTGATTACTGTGAGACCATCCGAGGTATTGGTCCAAAGAGAGCCATAGAACTGATCAAACAGCACAAATCCATTGATGAGGTCTTAGACAACATAGACCTAAAGAAATACCCCGTCCCAGAAAACTGGCTTTTCAAGGAAGCCCGTCAACTCTTCTTAGAGCCTGAGATTGTTGATGTAAGTAATCTGGAGCTAAAATGGCAGGAGCCAGATGAGGATGGACTGGTGACCTTTATGTGTGAAGAAAAGCAATTTAATGAGGACCGTATTCGCAATGGTGCCAAGAAGCTGGCTAAGAACCGTCAGGGCAGCACCCAGGGTCGGTTAGATGACTTTTTCAAGGTGACTGGATCCATCAGTTCCACCAAGCGGAAAGAGATCGATGTTAAGGGCTCAGCCAAGAAAAAGGCAAAGACAGCAGGCACCCCCTCAGGGAAGTTTAAAAAAGGCAAATAA